In Aquimarina sp. TRL1, a single window of DNA contains:
- a CDS encoding lipase: protein MNSKPIQIALFIIVVLGILFGLTFLSEKGGIQKGITEEDGFSFSGFSIKYPTEEQFLGLEVDSTITKEEVLEVTQTVTPVADEVTDEPEGLSMAFMKNDSLQRPDFSKIDTTKIVRIQYPPDSLDLIGTLQKKIASGACRIIHYGDSQIEGDRISAYLRNRLQGIYGGGGPGFIPIKQVYDQVSAVVIPSDNWKRYALFDPTQSKFPHRKYGAYMSVSRFTEYRDPKKDSTIVDSLPLTKATITIGKSKKTYFKFRRFNSIGLHYGNATTPIQIKVYNDGALLQQGTLIADENYHIYTIKTAVAPTNLTIELEGRESADFYGVTLDAPSGIQIDNVAMRGASGTVFTTSNAASYARMARVLKPKIVIMQYGGNTMPYLKDSTKVDNYAKRILGQINWIRRRTKNVSFIFIGPTDMCLPVNGKMETYPLLPYLNQKLMETCTQNNVAYWSMYDAMGGKGSMKFWVEEKLTGSDYMHFTHKGTKIISELFFTALYLDLMEKKENVPEL, encoded by the coding sequence TTGAATAGTAAACCCATACAGATAGCTCTTTTTATTATTGTAGTACTGGGCATTTTATTCGGTCTTACCTTTTTAAGTGAAAAAGGAGGGATTCAGAAAGGCATAACTGAAGAAGATGGGTTTTCTTTTTCAGGGTTCTCGATTAAGTATCCGACTGAGGAGCAATTTCTGGGACTCGAAGTAGATTCAACCATCACGAAAGAAGAAGTCTTGGAAGTAACCCAAACAGTTACCCCTGTAGCCGATGAGGTTACAGACGAACCAGAAGGCTTGTCTATGGCATTTATGAAGAACGATAGTCTGCAACGTCCCGATTTTTCAAAGATTGATACTACTAAAATTGTACGGATTCAATATCCTCCTGATAGTCTTGATTTGATAGGTACCTTACAGAAAAAAATAGCATCAGGTGCTTGTCGAATTATTCATTATGGAGATTCTCAGATAGAAGGAGATCGGATTTCAGCTTATCTAAGAAACCGCTTGCAAGGAATTTATGGAGGCGGAGGTCCTGGTTTTATACCGATTAAACAGGTATATGATCAGGTGAGTGCCGTAGTAATTCCCAGTGATAACTGGAAACGATATGCCTTGTTTGATCCGACACAATCGAAATTCCCGCATAGGAAATATGGAGCTTATATGTCGGTGTCTCGTTTTACAGAATACCGGGACCCTAAAAAAGATAGTACGATTGTAGATTCATTACCACTAACCAAAGCGACCATTACGATTGGTAAATCTAAGAAAACATATTTTAAGTTCAGACGATTTAACTCCATAGGACTTCACTATGGAAATGCGACAACTCCCATACAAATAAAAGTGTATAATGACGGAGCATTATTGCAGCAAGGAACATTGATAGCAGATGAGAACTATCATATATATACTATTAAAACAGCAGTAGCACCTACAAATCTTACAATAGAGCTGGAAGGAAGAGAAAGTGCTGATTTTTATGGAGTCACCCTGGATGCACCTTCGGGGATACAGATTGATAATGTAGCCATGAGAGGAGCTTCAGGAACGGTATTTACTACGTCTAATGCAGCTTCATATGCGCGAATGGCTCGTGTATTAAAACCTAAAATAGTGATTATGCAGTATGGAGGGAATACCATGCCATATCTAAAAGATTCTACCAAAGTCGATAATTATGCCAAAAGGATTTTAGGGCAGATCAACTGGATTCGAAGACGAACAAAAAATGTGAGTTTTATCTTTATTGGTCCGACAGATATGTGCCTTCCTGTTAATGGAAAAATGGAGACCTATCCGCTGTTACCATACCTAAACCAAAAGTTAATGGAAACCTGTACACAGAACAATGTTGCATATTGGAGTATGTACGATGCTATGGGAGGAAAAGGATCTATGAAATTTTGGGTAGAAGAAAAACTAACAGGAAGTGATTATATGCACTTTACACATAAAGGAACAAAAATTATATCTGAGCTGTTTTTTACAGCCTTATACCTGGATTTAATGGAAAAAAAGGAGAATGTTCCGGAGCTATAA
- a CDS encoding pyruvate carboxylase, giving the protein MKIKKVLVANRGEIAIRIFRACTEIGLETVGIYTYEDRYSLHRYKADEAYQIGKDNEPLKPYLNIEEIIKVAKKNHVDAIHPGYGFLSENANFAQRCLDNGIIFIGPDVSVLQSLGDKITAKQVAIANDIPIIESNKESLDTIDIAIQEAERIGYPVMLKAASGGGGRGMRVIRKEEELRKAYPESRREALNAFGDDTVFLEKFVENPKHIEIQIVADHHGNMVHLFERDCSVQRRYQKVIEYAPSYGLATQIKEDLYRYALSICKAVNYNNIGTVEFLVDEDGSIYFIEVNPRVQVEHTVTEIVTGIDLIKAQIFIAGGYKLSDQQIKIENQESLKTTGYALQCRITTEDPENDFKPDYGTITTYRSASGFGIRLDAGSVYQGVTISPFFDSMLVKVSANSRTLDGACRKMRRALSEFRIRGVKTNMPFLDNILNHDTFRKGAVTVNFIQNTKELFAIKEPKNRATKLANFLGDIIVNGNPDVKKVDPTRKFVIPKVPAFDTSLEYPKGTKDLLTELGPEQFAQWLKKEQKIQYTDTTMRDAHQSLLATRMRTFDMLKVAEGYAKNHPEIFSMEVWGGATFDVCLRFLRENPWERLRSLRKAIPNILLQMLIRGSNGVGYTAYPDNLIGAFVEQSWENGVDVFRVFDSLNWMESIAPCIEHVRTRTKGLAEGSLCYTGDILDTSRTKYTLSYYIQLAKDIENAGAHILGIKDMAGLLKPYAAYELISALKSEIKIPIHLHTHDTSSVQSATYLKAIEAGVDVVDVALGGLSGLTSQPNFNAVHEMLKFHERENPLDISKLNEYSNYWEAVREYYYPFESGLKAGTGEVYQHEIPGGQYSNLKPQAAGLGLSDRFHEITKMYGEVNELFGDIVKVTPSSKVVGDMAQYLVSNDLTIADVKERGETLSFPQSVVNLFKGELGQPAGGFPKDLQVAVLKDQQPFTNRPNAHLEPIDFEAEYEEFVKLFKKGMGRSLDITDFISYKLYPKVFTGAYNHHLKYGNVVTIPTKNFFYGMSPGEEIIVQLDKGKILLIELISVGEANEEGKVTVFFKVNGQTRNVEIQDASIKVAKKVHEKADKSDSKQIGAPLQGSLSSVLVKKGQEVQKNTPLFIIEAMKMETTITANETGVVDSIVLKSGTMVQADDLVLKMK; this is encoded by the coding sequence ATGAAAATTAAAAAAGTTTTAGTCGCCAATAGGGGTGAAATCGCGATTCGAATTTTTAGGGCTTGTACAGAGATCGGACTGGAAACCGTAGGGATTTATACCTACGAAGACCGATACTCCCTTCATCGTTACAAAGCAGATGAAGCCTATCAGATAGGAAAGGATAATGAACCGTTAAAACCTTATCTGAATATTGAAGAAATCATTAAGGTAGCCAAAAAAAATCATGTAGATGCCATTCATCCGGGATATGGATTCTTGTCGGAGAATGCAAATTTTGCACAACGCTGTCTCGATAACGGAATTATTTTTATAGGACCTGATGTATCAGTGTTACAATCGTTAGGGGATAAAATTACGGCAAAACAGGTCGCTATAGCAAATGATATTCCAATTATAGAAAGTAATAAAGAATCTCTGGATACTATCGATATTGCGATACAAGAGGCAGAACGGATAGGGTACCCTGTAATGCTCAAAGCAGCTTCTGGAGGAGGAGGAAGAGGAATGCGAGTGATTAGAAAAGAAGAAGAATTGCGAAAAGCGTATCCTGAATCCAGAAGAGAAGCATTAAATGCTTTTGGAGATGATACTGTTTTTCTTGAGAAATTTGTAGAAAATCCCAAGCATATAGAAATCCAGATTGTAGCCGATCATCATGGGAATATGGTGCACCTGTTCGAACGAGACTGTTCTGTACAGAGAAGATATCAAAAAGTAATTGAATACGCACCTTCCTATGGATTAGCGACACAGATCAAAGAAGATTTATATAGATATGCTCTTTCTATCTGTAAGGCAGTGAATTATAATAATATTGGAACTGTAGAGTTTCTGGTAGATGAAGATGGAAGTATTTACTTTATAGAGGTAAATCCACGGGTACAGGTAGAACATACCGTTACTGAGATTGTAACGGGAATTGATCTGATTAAGGCCCAGATTTTTATTGCAGGAGGTTATAAATTATCAGATCAGCAGATCAAAATAGAAAATCAGGAGAGCCTGAAAACAACAGGATATGCACTACAGTGTAGAATTACAACAGAAGATCCGGAAAATGATTTCAAGCCGGACTATGGAACCATTACTACCTATAGAAGTGCGTCTGGTTTTGGAATTCGACTTGATGCCGGGAGTGTATATCAAGGAGTGACGATTTCTCCGTTTTTTGATTCAATGTTGGTAAAGGTATCTGCTAATAGTAGAACTTTAGATGGAGCTTGCAGGAAAATGAGAAGAGCGCTTTCTGAATTTAGAATTAGAGGAGTAAAAACCAATATGCCCTTTCTGGACAATATACTGAATCACGATACATTTAGAAAAGGAGCGGTAACCGTCAATTTTATTCAAAATACTAAAGAGTTATTTGCTATAAAAGAGCCTAAAAACCGGGCAACTAAATTGGCAAACTTCTTAGGCGATATAATTGTCAATGGAAACCCAGACGTAAAGAAAGTAGATCCAACCAGGAAATTTGTAATACCTAAAGTACCTGCTTTTGATACTTCATTAGAATATCCTAAAGGAACAAAGGATCTGTTGACAGAGTTAGGTCCTGAACAATTTGCACAGTGGTTAAAAAAAGAACAAAAGATTCAGTATACAGATACTACGATGCGGGATGCGCATCAGAGTTTACTGGCTACCAGAATGCGGACATTTGACATGCTAAAAGTTGCAGAAGGATATGCCAAAAACCATCCCGAAATATTCAGTATGGAAGTCTGGGGAGGAGCAACTTTTGATGTGTGTTTGCGTTTTTTGAGAGAAAACCCATGGGAACGTCTTCGCTCCTTGCGCAAAGCGATTCCTAATATTCTGCTACAAATGTTAATTAGGGGATCCAACGGGGTTGGGTATACTGCCTATCCGGATAACCTGATCGGAGCTTTTGTAGAACAATCCTGGGAAAATGGGGTCGATGTATTCCGGGTTTTTGACTCTCTCAACTGGATGGAGTCTATTGCTCCATGCATAGAACATGTACGTACCAGAACTAAAGGATTGGCAGAAGGTTCGCTGTGTTATACAGGAGATATTCTGGATACCTCCCGAACGAAGTATACATTGTCTTATTATATCCAGCTGGCAAAAGATATAGAAAATGCCGGGGCACATATTCTGGGGATAAAAGATATGGCAGGATTATTAAAACCTTATGCTGCATATGAATTGATCAGTGCTTTGAAATCAGAAATAAAAATTCCGATACACCTGCATACACATGATACTTCTTCTGTACAGTCGGCTACCTATCTCAAAGCAATAGAAGCGGGAGTTGATGTGGTTGATGTAGCATTAGGAGGGTTATCAGGTTTGACCTCACAGCCTAATTTTAATGCGGTTCATGAAATGCTAAAGTTTCACGAAAGAGAAAATCCATTGGATATTAGTAAGCTTAATGAGTATTCAAACTATTGGGAGGCTGTTAGAGAATACTATTACCCATTCGAATCCGGTCTGAAAGCTGGAACCGGGGAAGTCTATCAACATGAAATTCCGGGAGGACAATACTCGAATCTAAAACCGCAGGCAGCAGGTCTGGGATTATCAGATCGTTTTCATGAAATTACCAAAATGTATGGAGAAGTAAATGAACTATTCGGAGATATTGTCAAAGTAACTCCTAGCTCAAAAGTAGTAGGGGATATGGCGCAGTATCTGGTAAGTAATGATTTGACAATAGCAGATGTTAAGGAGCGGGGAGAAACGCTTTCTTTTCCACAGTCAGTAGTTAATTTGTTTAAAGGAGAATTAGGACAACCAGCCGGCGGATTCCCAAAAGACCTGCAGGTAGCTGTATTAAAAGATCAGCAACCATTTACCAATCGACCTAATGCCCATTTGGAGCCAATCGATTTTGAAGCTGAGTATGAGGAATTTGTAAAACTCTTCAAAAAAGGAATGGGGCGTTCGTTGGATATCACTGATTTTATTTCGTATAAATTATATCCGAAAGTTTTTACCGGAGCTTATAATCATCACCTGAAATACGGAAATGTCGTAACGATACCGACAAAAAACTTCTTTTATGGAATGAGCCCGGGAGAAGAAATTATCGTGCAGTTGGATAAAGGGAAAATACTACTGATAGAATTAATATCGGTAGGAGAAGCAAATGAAGAAGGAAAGGTAACTGTCTTTTTTAAAGTCAATGGGCAAACCCGAAATGTAGAAATTCAGGATGCTTCGATTAAAGTTGCTAAGAAAGTACATGAAAAAGCAGACAAATCTGATAGCAAACAAATTGGGGCTCCACTACAGGGATCATTATCTTCGGTGCTGGTCAAAAAAGGACAAGAAGTACAGAAGAATACCCCTCTTTTTATTATCGAAGCGATGAAAATGGAAACGACAATTACAGCAAATGAAACAGGTGTTGTTGATAGTATTGTACTAAAATCAGGAACAATGGTGCAGGCAGATGATTTAGTACTGAAAATGAAGTAG
- a CDS encoding helix-turn-helix domain-containing protein, which yields MMQTILNQLTYFGFSQGLFFFLIYILSPAKRKNVNPYMAFLIFVLLIGLSGKVLHSMGVWNQNFRLIAFSEFSALLFGSTVYLFTRSVLNKRKISRQDLIHYIPGLAYSLFILVYFMLPSDEISRARAATGEIKRAIFACHAIGVLVNGIYWYLSWKVLQDFYKRIRNEVSYELHTAFIVRFLYVVGACLLIWTILYITSLLGYDMIERNARPYIWGILTLIILFINYYGIISPQVFHFVPDITSKKYAQSKLTVSDMERLKQELDTLMQEKKPYLNSKLLKAEVAQMLGINNPELARLLNENIGMNFFEYVNYYRIKEFINLAKTEKAKQLTFFGLAQEAGFNSKTTFNKSFKKLTGTSPSAYFNQNTYDEN from the coding sequence ATGATGCAAACAATCCTGAATCAACTTACGTACTTTGGTTTTTCGCAAGGACTATTCTTTTTTCTTATTTACATACTATCGCCTGCAAAGCGAAAGAATGTCAATCCGTATATGGCCTTTCTCATCTTTGTGCTTCTAATTGGATTATCAGGAAAAGTATTACACAGTATGGGAGTATGGAATCAAAATTTCAGGCTTATCGCTTTTTCTGAGTTCTCGGCTTTATTATTTGGTTCTACTGTCTATTTATTTACCCGATCTGTTTTGAATAAAAGAAAAATCTCCAGGCAAGATTTGATTCATTACATCCCCGGGCTTGCTTATTCGCTCTTTATTTTAGTATATTTCATGCTACCCAGCGATGAAATATCCAGAGCCCGTGCAGCTACAGGAGAAATCAAACGTGCTATTTTTGCCTGTCATGCCATAGGAGTGCTGGTTAATGGTATATACTGGTACCTCAGCTGGAAGGTATTACAAGATTTTTATAAACGCATCAGAAATGAGGTTTCTTATGAGCTACATACCGCTTTTATTGTTCGGTTCTTATATGTAGTCGGTGCTTGTTTACTTATATGGACGATTCTCTATATTACCAGTTTACTAGGTTATGATATGATTGAGCGTAATGCCCGACCTTATATCTGGGGAATTCTTACGCTGATCATCCTTTTTATCAATTACTACGGTATCATTTCGCCACAGGTTTTTCATTTTGTACCAGATATTACCTCCAAAAAATATGCGCAATCCAAATTGACCGTATCCGATATGGAGCGATTAAAACAAGAATTAGATACGTTGATGCAGGAAAAAAAGCCCTATCTGAACAGCAAATTACTAAAAGCCGAAGTCGCTCAGATGCTGGGAATCAACAACCCTGAACTAGCCCGCTTACTCAATGAGAATATAGGCATGAATTTTTTTGAATACGTTAATTATTACCGAATAAAAGAGTTTATCAATCTGGCAAAAACAGAAAAAGCCAAACAACTTACTTTTTTTGGATTAGCTCAGGAAGCTGGTTTTAATTCCAAAACCACCTTTAATAAATCATTTAAAAAGCTAACGGGAACCTCTCCCTCTGCTTATTTTAATCAAAACACATACGATGAAAATTAA
- a CDS encoding DUF2911 domain-containing protein: protein MKINILYILFLIVISRYYRQLNNLVKKGSTASKPHTITRTVVHFYGFIPYHHIWEKFSNSIPKIDHGENIVTSSQYLKIALFALIFIIPILGHSQLKTPSLSPAAMIKQTVGITDITVEYSRPSAKGRTIFGEKGLLPYNEMWRTGANSATKLTISNTILINGHLLEKGSYTLISIPGITTWQLLWYPYSKRNWTSYRKQTPILTLELPVQKNTSYKETFEIHFQDITLQGASLLLEWEYTLLTIPIQVNDHEQIMTSIKKTLTGPAPIAYFNAAVYLHESKKDLHKALEYIQKVTASTDALFFQVTREAMILKDLDKNKEALTAAKRGLMLSEKANNKDFIRLNKKIIQEVKHP from the coding sequence ATGAAAATTAATATTCTATATATACTATTCTTAATTGTTATTTCTAGATACTATCGACAATTAAACAACCTTGTAAAAAAAGGAAGCACTGCTTCTAAACCTCACACTATTACAAGAACCGTTGTACATTTTTATGGCTTTATTCCTTATCATCATATCTGGGAGAAATTTTCGAATTCCATTCCAAAAATTGATCATGGAGAAAATATAGTTACGAGCTCGCAATACTTAAAAATAGCGTTATTCGCTTTGATATTTATCATTCCTATTCTGGGACATTCTCAATTAAAAACTCCTTCCTTGAGCCCTGCAGCTATGATTAAGCAAACTGTAGGCATTACGGATATTACCGTAGAGTATTCCCGACCCAGTGCCAAAGGACGAACGATTTTTGGTGAAAAAGGATTACTCCCTTATAACGAAATGTGGCGTACCGGAGCTAATTCTGCAACAAAGCTTACCATATCCAACACGATTCTTATTAACGGTCATCTATTAGAGAAAGGAAGTTATACACTAATCAGTATTCCCGGAATCACTACCTGGCAATTGCTTTGGTACCCCTATTCAAAACGCAATTGGACATCTTATCGAAAACAAACTCCTATACTCACACTGGAACTCCCTGTACAAAAAAACACCTCTTATAAAGAGACTTTTGAAATTCATTTTCAGGACATAACACTTCAGGGAGCCTCCTTACTACTAGAATGGGAATACACTTTACTAACCATCCCTATTCAGGTAAACGATCATGAACAAATTATGACCTCCATCAAAAAAACACTAACCGGTCCTGCACCGATAGCATATTTTAATGCTGCTGTCTACCTGCATGAATCTAAAAAAGATCTCCACAAAGCACTGGAATACATACAAAAGGTTACTGCTTCTACGGATGCCTTATTTTTTCAGGTAACAAGAGAAGCAATGATACTAAAAGATCTAGATAAAAATAAAGAAGCCCTGACAGCTGCTAAACGAGGATTAATGCTCTCTGAAAAAGCTAACAATAAAGATTTTATCCGCCTGAACAAAAAAATTATACAAGAGGTTAAACATCCATAA
- a CDS encoding toxin-antitoxin system YwqK family antitoxin: protein MNKLFFVVGIILLVITGCQQPRKITKYYEDGQLKETYYIDRKYRKQGANIEYYPSGNISFESYYTNGKFLDTLYFYFDNIEKQIEETQFYLMNNSIFYKKYHKSGKLHRVGVFDKNDQKTGVWKNYDKDGHHTFTKEYKIIDGKEYTNQMWVTLPGGDTLTESVSIHYHFDKKRVQLTDSIYCFFQIENSAFSKEEAKTATVSVTLPKDYTQENFTADFSNRPKSSFGTTEKNDTTVINIPSLDKQQMIPIKAAGTPKEALHQTVAFYWRPKRMGRDTIRGYVREMISFIDKNDPENKEEDNIRTELSKIIYFDTPIEVIK from the coding sequence ATGAATAAGCTTTTTTTTGTAGTAGGGATTATTTTATTGGTCATAACCGGGTGCCAACAACCTAGAAAAATAACAAAATACTATGAGGATGGGCAGCTAAAAGAAACCTATTATATAGATCGTAAGTATAGAAAACAAGGAGCGAATATAGAATATTATCCTAGTGGAAATATTTCTTTTGAGAGTTATTATACAAATGGAAAGTTTTTAGATACTCTATATTTTTATTTTGATAATATTGAAAAGCAAATTGAAGAAACTCAATTTTATTTAATGAATAACTCAATTTTTTATAAAAAATATCACAAAAGTGGGAAATTACATAGAGTAGGGGTATTTGATAAAAATGATCAAAAAACAGGTGTCTGGAAAAATTATGATAAGGATGGGCATCATACATTTACCAAAGAGTATAAAATTATTGACGGGAAGGAATATACGAACCAAATGTGGGTAACACTCCCAGGGGGCGATACGCTTACAGAAAGTGTAAGTATTCACTATCATTTTGATAAAAAAAGAGTACAACTTACGGATTCTATCTATTGTTTTTTTCAGATAGAGAATTCTGCCTTTAGCAAGGAAGAAGCCAAAACGGCAACAGTCAGTGTCACACTTCCTAAAGACTATACACAGGAGAATTTTACTGCCGATTTTTCTAATCGCCCTAAAAGTTCTTTCGGAACAACGGAAAAGAATGATACTACAGTAATCAATATTCCAAGTTTAGATAAGCAACAGATGATTCCTATAAAAGCGGCAGGAACTCCAAAAGAAGCCCTTCATCAAACAGTGGCTTTTTACTGGAGGCCTAAACGAATGGGCAGGGATACGATACGCGGATATGTTAGAGAAATGATTTCTTTTATAGATAAAAATGACCCTGAAAATAAAGAAGAAGATAATATCAGGACAGAGCTAAGTAAAATTATTTACTTCGATACTCCTATTGAAGTTATAAAATAA
- a CDS encoding TRAP transporter substrate-binding protein — MRQYHELRKNIGFLIGMLCIGLCSSCLGDPPGTMREVSYDVTKPKKVYHWKMTTTWPPNFPVLGEVAEKYAQWVEELSNGQLKIKVYGGGELVPPLEAFDAVSNGTIEMGCGAAYYWAGKTPAAQFFAAVPFGMNSQQLTAWMETGGGYELWRKAYAQFNLVPFLGGNTGVQMGGWFNKEVNSVEDLKGLKMRLPGIGGKVLEKAGGAAILVAGGEIYTSLERGVIDATEWIGPYHDYKMGFHKIAKYYYTPGWHEPGTQMEFFINKRLYDGLPPHLQAAMEAASRRAHLWVLAEFDKQNGIFLDKLIHEEGVEIREFSKETLDALRGYTDEAIKELIGDDPLSREVYESYAAFQKRLAPWSAVTEKAYYNKIQQQK; from the coding sequence ATGAGACAGTATCATGAGCTAAGAAAGAATATAGGGTTCCTGATCGGAATGCTATGCATAGGATTATGTAGTTCCTGTTTAGGAGATCCCCCGGGGACGATGCGTGAAGTCTCCTATGATGTTACCAAACCAAAAAAAGTATATCATTGGAAAATGACTACTACCTGGCCTCCTAATTTCCCTGTATTGGGGGAAGTAGCAGAGAAATATGCACAATGGGTAGAGGAGTTATCCAATGGGCAATTAAAAATCAAAGTATATGGAGGAGGAGAACTGGTTCCTCCACTGGAAGCATTTGATGCAGTATCCAATGGTACTATAGAAATGGGGTGTGGGGCTGCGTATTATTGGGCAGGAAAAACACCAGCAGCTCAATTTTTTGCAGCAGTTCCGTTTGGGATGAATAGCCAGCAATTAACCGCTTGGATGGAAACAGGAGGGGGGTATGAATTATGGCGAAAAGCGTATGCTCAATTTAATCTGGTTCCTTTTTTAGGAGGAAATACCGGGGTGCAAATGGGCGGATGGTTTAATAAGGAAGTAAACAGTGTCGAAGACCTGAAAGGATTAAAGATGCGATTACCAGGAATTGGGGGCAAGGTATTGGAAAAAGCAGGAGGAGCTGCTATTCTGGTTGCAGGGGGAGAGATCTATACCAGTCTGGAACGAGGAGTAATTGATGCTACGGAGTGGATAGGTCCCTATCACGATTATAAAATGGGTTTCCATAAAATCGCCAAATATTATTACACCCCAGGGTGGCATGAACCAGGAACTCAGATGGAGTTTTTTATCAATAAACGATTATATGATGGATTGCCTCCGCACTTACAGGCAGCTATGGAAGCGGCTTCCAGGAGGGCACATTTATGGGTGTTGGCAGAGTTTGATAAACAAAATGGAATTTTTCTGGATAAACTGATCCATGAAGAAGGTGTGGAGATCAGAGAATTTTCCAAAGAAACGTTGGATGCATTACGGGGATATACAGATGAAGCAATAAAAGAATTGATAGGAGATGACCCTCTGTCTAGAGAAGTGTATGAAAGTTATGCTGCTTTCCAGAAACGCCTTGCTCCCTGGTCTGCTGTAACCGAAAAAGCGTATTATAATAAGATTCAGCAACAAAAGTAA
- a CDS encoding TRAP transporter large permease subunit codes for MEFLAIILFVVVFILILKGYPVAFTLGGISVAFAFGVSIFAPSQFDMSTFYLLPSRIMGVVNNYVLMAVPLFIFMGIMLEKSGLAQSLLETMAMMFGRIRGGLAISVVVVGALLAASTGIVGATVVTMGLISLPTMLKRGYKTELATGVIASSGTLGQIIPPSIVLVLLADTINSSSRGSGAVDVGALFSAALYPGLLLVGLYIAYILIRSYLKKEEAPSIPAEEIAEFKGTDYGKKVIKVLLLPVLLILLVLGSIFAGVASPTEASGIGAVGAVILSVIQKKFSFSVLKEVAKETTKLTSMVFFILLGATTFTLVFRTLGGDGYLQELIVSSRLTPMLFLVLVMAVIFVAGFFIDFIEIIFIIVPVVTPIFNAFHMDMLWVGVLMALNLQTSFLTPPFGFALFYLKGVAPPSVQTNQIYRGIIPFIIIQIGIVGLILFFPEVVFLSK; via the coding sequence ATGGAATTTTTAGCAATTATCCTTTTTGTGGTCGTATTCATCCTTATTCTCAAAGGGTATCCGGTAGCATTTACACTGGGCGGAATATCAGTAGCTTTTGCTTTTGGGGTTTCCATATTTGCCCCTTCTCAATTCGATATGTCTACATTCTATTTATTGCCTTCTCGTATTATGGGAGTAGTCAATAACTATGTACTAATGGCAGTTCCCTTATTTATCTTTATGGGGATTATGCTCGAGAAATCAGGATTGGCACAAAGCCTGTTAGAGACCATGGCGATGATGTTTGGTCGTATCCGGGGAGGATTGGCGATTTCTGTAGTTGTCGTAGGTGCTCTTTTGGCAGCTTCTACAGGAATCGTAGGAGCTACAGTGGTAACGATGGGGCTGATCAGCCTTCCTACGATGCTTAAACGCGGATATAAAACAGAATTAGCAACAGGAGTTATAGCCTCCTCAGGAACCCTGGGGCAGATCATTCCTCCTTCTATTGTATTAGTGTTATTAGCTGATACAATTAATTCTTCTTCCAGAGGATCAGGAGCTGTAGATGTAGGGGCGCTCTTCTCAGCAGCTTTATATCCAGGTTTGTTACTGGTAGGATTGTATATAGCATACATCTTGATCCGTTCCTATTTGAAAAAAGAAGAAGCTCCTAGTATTCCGGCAGAAGAAATTGCTGAGTTTAAAGGAACAGATTATGGAAAAAAAGTCATAAAAGTATTACTGTTACCAGTTTTACTGATCTTATTGGTCTTGGGATCGATATTTGCAGGAGTTGCTTCACCTACTGAAGCTTCGGGAATAGGTGCTGTCGGAGCGGTTATTCTCAGTGTTATACAGAAGAAGTTTTCTTTTTCTGTCTTAAAAGAAGTTGCTAAAGAAACTACCAAATTGACTTCCATGGTCTTTTTTATCCTTTTAGGAGCGACTACTTTTACCTTGGTTTTTAGAACCCTGGGAGGGGATGGGTATTTACAGGAGCTGATCGTGTCTTCCAGACTGACGCCTATGTTATTTTTAGTATTGGTAATGGCTGTTATTTTTGTCGCTGGTTTTTTTATTGATTTTATAGAAATTATATTTATCATTGTTCCGGTAGTTACTCCGATTTTTAATGCTTTCCATATGGATATGTTGTGGGTAGGGGTATTAATGGCGTTGAATCTGCAAACCTCTTTTCTAACTCCGCCTTTTGGGTTTGCTTTATTTTATCTCAAAGGAGTGGCACCTCCCTCGGTACAAACGAACCAGATTTATAGAGGTATTATTCCTTTTATTATCATTCAGATAGGAATTGTAGGGCTTATTTTGTTTTTCCCGGAAGTTGTATTCCTATCTAAATAA